caatatatacaactctcaagTTATttatccaattgatgtgagacaattaacaagaataaataaaacaattgttataaaaaaattagacatGGAATTGTTGCGAAGACGACGATAAAACAAAGCACATACGCGTATCGGCCAAAAATTGGAGTACCTTCGTGAGCCCTCCACCAGCAATGTCTTTATCAAATATTGGCGTGATGAATATATTTCAcgaccacacacacacacacacacacacacacacacacacacacacacatatatatatatatatatatatatatatatatatatttgttctgttatatttttgttgaattatAATTTTTCGACAAAACGATCTTTAGTAGCATATTTATAGATATTTATTGAAAAGAAGGTTCTTTATTAAAGATCTTGTTGAAAAAAATGATGACTTTcatattgtttaaaaaataatttaagatATTCaatatttgttaaaaaaaattcttaccACATCTTCTCATGAGTCAATGTTGTGATACATATATCATATCACTCactcatgaaaaataatattttttatcttgatattttgttaaaaaaatattaacgtcacgttttaattgcatatttattttaataattagtttaatatgaaacgatctcacggatctATATCCGAGTTCATATAtagaatgaaaaataatatttttaacttaaaaaataatatatattttttttcataaatcGAATAAACTCGATCTATATCTAGAGCGTGAGAATCGGAGTTGGTCCTGATCAAGCGGACCAATAAACACAAGTCGATGCTTGGTAACAATATAATGCTTTTGTCCAGCATATACCCACACACGACGTTTTCCAATCGGTGTGAGATTCTTCGACCAATACCTTGATATCATGTTGTCTGGAGGGACCATCTCATCAAATCCCTCGAAACTCTCCGAATCATATTTATTAACTCTCTTTTATCCATTATGCGTAGACACTCCTTGAATAAATTATAACTATTTTTGTATTAAAGAAAATCCTACATACGTATCGATAACTTATAActcatttaatattaaaatttatgtttaatacatccaactcaaaaaaaaaaaaaaatcatacggAACAACACCTTCTTATAGACattaatattcagagtaggtcttttgtgatatggttttacgaatttttatctgtgagacgagtcaactctacagatattgacaataaaaagtaatattcttagtataaaaagtaatactttttcatgtatgacccaaataagagacataTCTTACAAAATGTGACTCGTAAaaacgtctcacacaaatttttgtctaacATCCGTATATCGGACCTCATAATTCAAACAATCAAATAAGTATGTATTTAGGCCACAAAAAAGATTCATGGTTCAAGAAAATGGAAGACCCTTCACTTTCATTGGCCTGGATGATATAAGGGTTTGTTTGGATCGGAGTTAGGCTCCAACAAAATGTTGGTGCATTTGCATTCACGGTCAATTCTAGTTGTAATAAGGCTACAGAAATTTGAGAGTTTGATACATTTTGCTTCTTTTTGTTTTCTGTGTTTCGTTGCAAATTCTTCGGGGACCATTTCATTATGCGGAGGGCACAATGCACCGATTGTAATAACACTTTATGTATCATTCTGTCctcttctaataatttttttttatgttaaatcaGATAGTATTGTAATAGATTGTTTATTTGTAACTAAATAAAAGTTAGAACCATATAGACGGATCCATTAGATTgggataaaaatttgtgtgaaacgatctcacgagttatattttgtgagacagattcttattttggttatccatgaaaagtattactttttatgctaagagtattacttcttATTGTGAATGTCGGTTTGATTGACACACCTCACAgttaaagatttgtgagatcaTCTCGTAAGAGACCTATTCTTAAGTTGGATGCATATCTACTATACTAAAAGAGGGAATAAGTTAGAAGTGGCCAGTTTCCTCCCGGTTGCCTGTCATAAAAAATACACGCGTCAAACATGTCTTTCTCCAACAATGAAGATCTCGTGCTGTCAATAGGAGAATTATCTCTGCTTTCCACCACACCACAACAATGCAAGTGGGTTTGCTTCATTCTTGGCCTTCTCGTTTTCATCTTCTCTTCCTTTAATTTGGAGCCTCCGTTTTCACCTCTCCACCACTGCACCGAGCAAATTCCAACAAAATCATTGAACCCAAGAGTCGTAACTTTAGGCGAGTATGAAGCGAGCTTCAATCGGGTTGGGTTTCTTCCCCGTTTCAAGAATGCGCTCAAACACTGCACCACCGCCTTCGAAACTCTTGGCCCGAACTTGACCCGGGACTCTCCGGAGCGGCTTTAGATCGATAGTCTGGTTCTTGGCCGGAGAATATCCGGAGTTGTTGGTCCGGCAGAACAAAAAAGAGAGCGCATGGAAGATAATGAAAGGTGGAGGTTTTTAATGGAGGGTGCTGGTTTTCAGCCATTAGTATTCAGTCATTATGCATTGTCGCAGGTCATAAATGTTGTATTTTATTAATTGCAGATCTTTTCAAGATTGATTCCATATAATACCCTAGGGAGGGCAGCTTGTGTTTGCCGAAAATGGAGATATGCAATACATATCCCTGTGTTTTGGCGCAGGGCATGTCTAAAATCTTGGCAGATGGACACTATTATTCCTGTTAGTCATTTCTTTATAATTTACATGTGCCGGATTTCATTATGAGTTCTTTGGTCATGTGGCTAGGTCAATGGACTCACATAAAATGATAAGATTCTTCATTCTAAGTATGATCGTTCGTGGAAGAAAACGTGGCTCTTAAGGCCAAGACTTCGAACTGATGGCAAGAGTTATTAGGTGTATTTATTTTACCagcaaatttatttaatatatacctCAAGACTCCAGGtacttgattttctttcctctgTTCCTGGTAAATTCATGTGGTATTTTCATGAACATTTTGGGGGGTCGGACCATCGGATATCATGTCGAAATTTGTTCTGCCGTTTTTTATTTGGGTACCTTGAAGACGCGCGCcaacttttaaaaatgtttttgagCAGCGGAAATATTGGGTTGTATGATTTTGCTGCTAGCATTAAACATTTCAAGATGTTAATTCATGGagtttttttttcccttttgttGATATTTTTGGAATTGTACTAATAGAATTATATCTCTAAACGTTAATATTTAGGTCTTTATGTCAGTCGGAATACCTATATTCGTGCTGGAATTGCAGAGTGGAAGATTAGCAATCCAATTCATATTGTATGCTTTATGTATTTTCAGTTGTGATATTCCCCGGACCCCGATAGAATATTGGTACGAGTTTCATAAAAAATATGCCTTGAGATTCCAAATCGATAATGTGTTCTTCAATGAGAGAATAGACTATATCAGCTAAAATCTacatgaaattcattggattcTATTTTCTCCAACTTTACTGATTACTATGAATAATCCATTGTGTATTGTTGCCTTATTATTGAAAACCTTCAGGAAATTTGTTCTCGACAGCTGGAGAGATGTTTTGTCCTATTTAAGATGTCATTAATGGTAATATTTTAATCTTTGGATGAATATTATGCTATTTGTTTCAAAATCTTGAATGGTTTTTTTATCAGCTCATGATTAAGAAGCGCTACCTAAAGCAATTGAAAAAAGGATTATACatgagaagaaaatattttattttgtatgttATTATCCAAGAAAGCAAACAAGTATGTTGGTTTACTTCCTACTATATCTCCTTGGATGTAAGATAATTATATAACCAACCATATTTTGCATTCCAGGTGTGCTATTATCGGTGCTTGAGATTCTATCCTTCTGGAAGGTTTCTCTATAAGGTTAGAATTGTTCACTTGTGTTCTGATGTAGTCCGGTTTCAGAATGTATTATGGCATCTGGTTATAAATACCTTTTTCTCTTCTTACCAACATCGATAGAATTCGTCACAAAAAGTAAAAGACGTGGTGAAATGAATGAATTTTCGGGCCACAAAAGCTGATTGTGTTTTTAGTGGGCAGTACACACTAGCCGAAAACAAGGTTAGATTTTCTATTCGCTGTTCGAAGCTGTTTCACTTTCGTAAGGCATATTATTTTGAACGATACAAGAATTTTCAAGTTGAAGCTGCCCTTTTAAATCCTGGTTTGCGACCAACTGTGCTAAGAATCCACTTGAGGTACTTTTAGAGTTCACTGCATTTGGAACAAGCAAACAAAGATATTTCATCTAGGATTTTTCCTCGTTTTATTAGTTAATATTAAGATTCTGTATCTTCCGAAGATTATTTTGATGTTTCCCTACCTTTACGCAATGTCATCTAGGTTGAGGGGTACAACCTTAGGTGCTAACAATAGAATGGATCACCTTTCACTCGTTACCTgtggtgtgaatgatgcagaggCCAGCGGGCCTGACGAGGCAATTCTTGGAGTTGTTGAAGGATGGAAAGAAGATGAAACACATAATCTTTATGTTCCAGCAATTTCACATAGAAGGGGTTTAACTCCTTTCGTCTTCATACCATTTGATGAAGTACGTATTTCTTTTCTCTATTGATGTCTGCTCTACACTTGATTTCGTATTTTAGGTATTTCTACATTGGATTTTGACGGTTGGATGGATCAATGAGGAATCCATGTGTTTTATGTGATATTAGACCCAATGGCTGGTTTAAACTAAAGGTGCTCATGATTTATTATTTGTGCTCAGGGTAGAATATGTTTTAGCTGGTTCGAAATTAGAAAATGGAATTATTGTTTCCTTGAATTTAAGTTCTTACTCAATTAAGGTTCGTGTTATCGAGTGATATTGAGCAAATGCTCTGCTTTAGgtcattagtttatttaataAGCACAAGGTGGCACACAAGTTATCAACCAACATAATTTGAGCTCAACTTAGATTCTTGATGTGTCCGAACATCTGTACTCATAGTCGACATCAACGAGAAAAACATCAGAGCATCTCGATGAAATAATTACAAATTTTCTCAAATCAGTCCAATTGTATCACCAGTATGGTATAGAATTTTGTTTCGAGTTAGTGTTCAAGTTTATCTTGACCATCTTTGACCGGCATATGGTAGGTTGGGACATCATTATTGAATCTTCCTGTGGAGAAGATGGATTATTTTTACCTGGTTGATTGGAGCTCCGCAGTGGAAACCTCCTGTATTCTAATAAGATCCCAGTTGCTGTTCTtgtatgtgtatgtagatcTGTAAATAGGGCTAACTCTATTTtgtaatacatttgaattatatCCTGGTTGTTGTTCTCGTGTCATGAAATATGCTGAATTTTTTTAGTAGATTTTACTGCCGTGTTCCAAGTTCCCGTGTAAAATTTCAACATAATTTTTTGTGTCATAAATATAATTACCTTAACCTATACGTTTTCGAGAATGTAAATTCATTTATTGTACATGGTTGTTTTGATGGAGTTCGTTGGTATCTAAGATTGTCTCAATGCATTTTGCATAGTTTATAGTTTAGTGGGAACAATAGTTTTGATTTCATGTTCGGCATTTTTAGTAAGATGTCTTATATTGGACTGAAGTAAACGCTTCTATTTAGTTTTTTCACATCTTTCTGAAATAGATAGTTATATTGGATTGTTCATATTCAATACATGTATAGTAAAGATTGTTTTCTATTGAACTTGGTTCATATACTGAATTTGTAGTTAGCAAATGATGGATATCGAAAATTTATAACATAACAAGTATGTTAAGCATTAGGTAATAAAGCGTATAAGTATGTATTGGATAAGAAAAATTACAAACAAAATTCATTGTGAAGATTACATGTATTAAAGTTGTACATGTTTGCACGCAATAGATGTAAGGGTTaaatgaataataaaatatatatattatgttatcGAAAATGCTTATTCGGTATATATGTGCGTAAACATATTATAAACTTTAGATTAATGCGAGATTCAAACAATTTTTATTCATATACTTTATTTTCTATTATTAGACCATCATTGTTATCTTTTTTATTCAAATGtcttataaattaatattaacTCTCATTTTTATATGTCATAAAAAATCCTAAGTTACAAAATTCATAAATCCATCAactaaattcaaaaaaaaattaaacatattGAAATCATGtctatattaatatattttcaaatttttttgattACCCTAAAATTTTTTGTGCTCCTATTGATTGTTTAATGACTCATATTACAACTTATATTTAGGTTAAAGTTACTACATTCATAAATTCATTTgcctaaaaaatataat
This Primulina eburnea isolate SZY01 chromosome 2, ASM2296580v1, whole genome shotgun sequence DNA region includes the following protein-coding sequences:
- the LOC140823617 gene encoding F-box protein 7-like, producing MEICNTYPCVLAQGMSKILADGHYYSCLYVSRNTYIRAGIAEWKISNPIHIEICSRQLERCFVLFKMSLMVCYYRCLRFYPSGRFLYKNSSQKVKDVVK